DNA from Phosphitispora fastidiosa:
TTCCGGAAGGATGAGTCTGACGTCAGCCGGCCCACGAGCTGAGCGAGTGGCAAGCCGGCTGAGTTGTAGCCATCCTGAAGGAATTTATCTGCTACCACCCATCAGCGCGACCCGGGCTTCAGACTTGCGACGGCGCCTCACCTGACAGGTGTGAGTACATCATTCCGGTAGAGCCGGCAACTATATGCCAATTAGCATACGGGCCAGGTTCATGGCATCTACTACTTTTCGCTTATGCAATCCGTAGATACTTATGTTCCGTCAGAGATAATTTCCGAAATCCTGATATCCGCACAGACAGCTGTAATTTCTGGAGGAGGTTCTTTTCCTCCTTCCACAAACGGGACACGTTTGTGTTGTATAGGCTTCATCTACTTTTTGCAGGCTTATCCCTTCGGCTGCCAGTACTCCTGCTACGTCTCCCACCACGACTTCCCTGACTTGATTCTCCAAGCACCAGTTGACAAATTCGCGGGTAGTTTTATGGAGGATATCAGTCAACTGGGCATTACTCTTTCCTAAGATGTAGTTAAAAGCCCGGCGATATTTTTCCCACTGACGGGAGCCCTTTTCGCATTTAGCCAGCTTCTTAATCCGCACCATGATTGGCTTTTGGCGTTTTCCGCCAAAAAGACCAAGGCTTAAAGAGGTGGGAGCCTTCTCGCCGCACAGGATAAAAAGCCTTTGTTAAATACAGAATATTAGTAAAGCTGATTTTTCCCGGAGGGATGTGACTATATTGCCTGTGGCCAATAAAATTGACCTGATAGTAAAGGTGGTGGACGATCTAACCGGTGATATTGCCAGGCGGCTTGTTGAAATAGAAGATAAGGCTTTCGGAGAAGGCGGGCTCCATAATGAGTGGCTGATGGTCCCCATGATTAGGTATGGCAGGGTTTTCACAGCTGAATTGGAGGGACAGCTGGTAGGCAGCGCACAATTTATGAGAGCCTGGATAGGGCACGACACTGTATATTTTTATGGGGTTTCTATGCTACCCCAATACAGGGGACAGGGATTGGGAACAGCATTTCTCAAGGATATTCTAAGCTATCTTAAAAAAGATGGGGTCAGAAAAGTCATTTTAAGTGTCAGCCCACAAAACAAAAGGGCGGTTCACCTTTACCGGGAACGATTCGGGTTTAGGACGGTAAACTCTATTGCCGGGGAATACGGCCCCGGCGAGGACCGGCTGATTATGGAGTGTATTTTATGACGGAAAACCCCGGACTGTTGATTGATTTACAAAAAATCAAGGAAAATACCAGGGTAATTGTCGAAAAGTGCGCCTCTTACAATATTAACGTAGTCGCAGTTACCAAAGCAGTATGTGGTGACCCGAGGGTGGGCAGGGCAATGCTTGAAGGCGGCGCCGCTGCTTTGGCCGATGCCAGAATTAAAAATATTAAACGGCTGCGTCAGGCAGGGGTCACAGAACCCGTGATGCTGCTCAGAAGTCCGATGATGTCGGAAATAAAAGATGTTGTCAAATACAGCAGCATGAGTTTGAATTCCGAGCCCGACGTTCTTGCCAGACTGTCTGAATGTGCTTTAGACTACGGAACCCGGCATGATGTAATTATCATGATTGATGTGGGAGAAATACGCGAAGGGATTCTCCCGGCAGATATATTTCAGGCTGCGGAAGAGATAAAGACTTTGAAAGGAATCAGGGTTATCGGGGCAGGGACTAATCTGGCCTGTTACAGCGGAGTAAGGCCGACCACGAAAAATATGAACCTGCTATTGGAGACCGGGCGTGAGCTGGAGAGCATTCTGGGCTATAAGCTGAAGATTATTTCCGGAGGCAACAGCAGTGGGCTGGAGATGGTAGATAGTGGTTCAGTGCCTCGGGGAATAAACCAGTTTCGCATCGGTGAGAGTATTCTGCTGGGCAGATATTTATCAAATGGTGAACCCATCGGGGGAACCAACCGGGATGCCTTTACCCTGAAGGCTGAACTGATAGAAATGAAGGAAAAGCCATCTCTTCCAATGGGTGAAGTCGGGAAAAATGTTTTTGGCGATTATGCCGAAGAAAATGAACTTCAGATGCACTATCGGGGCATAGCTGCCCTGGGGAGGCAGGATGTGCCGCCAGATTCGATTTTGCCTCTGTGTCCGCAGAAAAAAATCCATATAGATGTAATTGGAGCAACCAGTGACCATACTGTTCTGGATTTCGGCGAGGATACCAGGACTTTTGCTGTTGGCAGCGAGGTCAGGTTTAACCTGGATTATCCTGGACTGCTTGCAGCTATGACTTCACCGTATATAAACAAAGAATATATTGAATGAGATTTTGAGAATCAAGTGAAAAAATTAATTAAAGGGGAAGAAAAAGTCATGACTGTTGAAATTATCGGGGCACCTGTGGACCTGGGAGCCAACAGGAGAGGAACGGATATGGGGCCCAGCGCTGTCCGGTATGCGGGACTCAGCAGGGCGCTGCAGGAAATGGGTCTTGAGGTTATTGATAAAGGCAACATTGATGTTCCTGTACCTGAAAGTATTAAGATTGCTAACCCGGAACTTATGTTTATTGATGAAATAGCGAAGGTTTGTGAAAAATTGGCTGAAGCGGTAGGGAGAGTGATCGGCAGAGGTAATTTTCCGCTTGTACTGGGAGGAGATCACAGTATTGCTATGGGGACACTTGGAGGGGTCAGCAAAGAGTTAAAGGATCCGGGCTTAATATGGTTTGATGCCCATGGTGATTTCAATACCCTGTCAACCAGTGAAACCGGCAATATTCACGGGATGTCTCTGGCGGCAGTTACAGGACACGGCAATCCCAAGCTTGTTAACATCGGCGGTATTTCGCCAAAGATAAGAGAAGAAAAAACAATATTAATTGGAATCAGAGACCTTGATATTGAGGAAAAGCAACAGCTCAGGGAGTCTAAAATCACGGTTTTCAGCATGAAGAAAGTAGACGAAATGGGAATGGCAGAGGTAGTTAAGGAAGCGCTGCTTATAGCGGGACGCGGCGGTGACGGTATTCATGTCAGCTTTGACCTTGATGTGGTGGAACCGGCAGTAGCGTCAGGAGTCGGCACACCGGTTACAGGGGGCCTTAATTACCGGGAGGCACACCTGGCCCTGGAGCTTATTGCTGAGACCAAAATGCTCCGGTCACTGGAAGTGTGTGAGGTAAATCCCATTATGGACAGTGGAGGGAACAGGACTGCCAGATTGGCGGTTGAACTGGTGACATCTGCATTGGGTAAGCGGATTTTCTATTGAAAGGAAAAAATATATGAAAAAAACTTAATAATAAAAAATAAATGGAAAAAATAAAAGAAAAAAAAGGGAACTAACAAAGAAACGCGAAATATAGAAAACAATGTCGAAAGGAAGGGGGTTTCGGTTATAAAACAATAAATGCTTTTGGTTTAATAAATGAATGAGTACCTTCAGAGTACCTATAGGGGGAGTAGGGGAATGAAATTAAAACTAGTACAGAAAATTACCTCGGGATATGTTTTAATTGTTCTTTTCCTGGCAGTTGTAGGTTTTTTTGGCATCAGAGGCATGAACACTATCGAAGGACAGTACATCGAAGTTGACCGGCACAGGTCACTGGGTACTCATATTTGGGAGCTGTCTAATAATTATAACGGGCAGTTTGCCCATGCATTCCTGTACCTGGTCAATAAAGAAAAGGCGGCAAAAGATGAGTTTTATGTACTTGAAGAAGAAATTGAGGAGATTATACAGCTGCTAGACAGTACAGACTTAGATGAAGATGAGAGACAGGTTGTTTCTGAAATAAAGGCGCTTGATGAGGAATTTTGTAGTACCATTATCGAAGTATTTCAATTGGTTGACAGCGGAAACAATGATGGCGCTTATGCAAATATGAAAAAAGTTGAAAGTGCAATAGAACAGATAGATAACAAAATACATGAATGGGACAATATTAACGATCAGGAAGTGGCCGAACATGTGAAGGCGGCTGAAGAGGGCAGCCATTCGGCAATGTTGGTCAATTACATAATCATAGCGGCTGCCGCAGTTCTGGGTTTAACAATCGGAATTGTCCTGAGCAGGGGGATTTCCAGACCTGTCGCGGGCCTTACGGCTGCTGCTTCCCAGATTGCCGACGGTGATTTGAGTATAGACCTGCCACGTGTTAAGACTGGGGATGAAATTGAAACACTGGCCGGCGCTTTTAAAACAATGGTGGGCAATCTAAGGGACGTAATATCAAAAACGACCGAGTCCGCTCAAAATGTTGCCGCTACGAGTGAAGAGCTCTCGGTAAATTCCGGTGAGGCTTCAAAAGTGACACAGCAGGTGGCCGGTGCGATTCAGGAGGTTGCCAGAGGAGCTTCTGAGCAGACAGGCTTTGTGTCTGATTCAATGGGTATAATAAGCCAGGTGAGCCAGGCCATTGAGCAGATAGCTTCAGGGGCTCAGGACCAGACAAACCACATCACCACAACTGCAGAAATGGTGGCTCAAATGGTCGGGTCCATCCATGAGGTTTCTTCCAGCGCTCAGAGAGTAACCGAGTCTGCGGCGAAAACGAAACAGGCTGCCGATAAGGGTGAGAATGCTGTAGAATTTACAATTCAGGGCATGGATGGGATTAAGCACAAGGTTTTTGACTCTGCCAATAAGATAAAGGAACTGGGGGAACACTCACAGCATATAGGAGAAATAATCCAGGTTATTGATGAAATTGCTGAACAGACCAACCTTCTTGCTTTGAATGCGGCTATTGAAGCAGCCCGGGCCGGAGAACACGGCAAGGGGTTTGCGGTGGTGGCAGATGAGGTAAGGAAGCTAGCGGAACGGAGTGGTAAGGCGACCAAAGAAATAGCCGAACTTATCACAAATATCCAGCGACTGACAGAAGCTGCAGTGATATCGATGGAAGAGGGTACCGGGGAAGTTGAAAAAGGAACCGGGCTGGCTCTTGATGCCGGTAATGCCCTCAAAGAGATATTGATAACCGTTGCTGATACCTATACACAGGTGCAAAATATCTCCGCAGCTGCACAACAGATTTCGGGAAACAGTCAGGAGGTTGTCAGAGCTATAGATAATGTCAGCGCCATTACTGAGGAAAACACTGCTGCCACACAGCAACTGACGGCATCCAGTGCAGAGGTTAACAGGTCTATGGCAGGAGTCGCCTCAATTACCGAAGAAACATCGGCTGCAGCTGAAGAGGTTTCCGCTTCCACAGAGCAGTTGACGGCTTCAATCGAAGAGATTTCAGCAGCGTCAGATAACCTTGCCGGAATGGCTGAGGAACTCCGGGAAGTAGTAGCCAGGTTCAGACTGTAAAGACCTTGTGACCTGGTTTGGCCCTGCGGAAAATCAAGTGGTTATTTATCGCCTGGTTTACGGCTTCAAGGCTGTCCTTGTACTTCATATATACACTAAAACAGCGGTCGACATATTCCTCAAAGGGTTTCAGGGAACTTGCCAGGGCGCAGTAAGTATCCATTCCCCGCTCAGTAAGTTTGAGGGGTTCCTTGGCAAGCATTTTCCCTATCAGCAGTTCTTCAATAATTGACTGGAGAGTAGGACTGTAAGCCCCTTTTTTGCCCCGGACAAAGTCATAGAACCCGATATTATGGTGTTCCAGGGATTCGGCAGAGGCCAGGAAAAGAAAATTATGCAGCACTCTCAGGGAATGTATTTCAAATTGAGTTATCAGGCGCATGGCCAGGATGTGCTGGGCTGTAAAACTAAACATATTGGTATTCTCCTTTATGCTTTAATTCTATAATAACCGGGCCCATGTTGAAAGTATTAAATAAAAATAGATTGACAATAAGACCAAAAGTTGTTACGATAGTTTCAGTTATATTATTAACAATTGTATACAAAGTACTCTTATCCAGAGAGGTGGAGGGACTGGCCCAATGAAACCCGGCAACCATTTCACATTATTGTGAGAAAGGTGCCAATTCCTGCAGAAGAGTTTTCTTCTGGCAGATAAGAGGGGGATATATGCTTTTTTGTGTAAAAACCTCTCCTATGCCGGAAGAGGTTTTTTTATTTTGCTGCCGGCAGAAATGCCAGGCATAAGTGGGGAGGATGTACACGTGGGTGTGAAGAAAACCTATGCGGAGATTAACGAAAAAATCAAATCAGGAAAAGTTGTTGTGGTAACGGCAGAGGAAATTATCGGCATGGTTGCCGAAAAAGGGGTGGAAGCCGTTGCCAGGGAAGTTGATGTTGTGACAACGGGTACTTTTGGACCGATGTGCTCATCAGGAGCGTTTTTTAACTTCGGACACTCCAAACCCAGGATTAAAATGCACCGGGTCTGGATGAACGGTATTCCGGCTTATACCGGTGTTGCCGCAGTTGATGCCTACCTGGGCGTGAACGAGCTGCCGGACCATGACCCCCTTAATTCGAATCATCCCGGTGATTTCAGATATGGCGGGGGGCATGTAATTGAAGACCTGCTGGCAGGAAAAGCAATCAAATTTGAAGCAACCGGATATGGTACGGATTGTTATCCGCGCCGCAAGATAGAGACATATTTAACACTTGATGATATTAACGAAGCTTTTCTGTTTAACCCGCGCAATGCCTATCAGAATTATAACATTGCTATAAATGTTTCTGAGAAAACAATTTACACCTATATGGGTACTCTTAAACCACGGATGGGTAATGCCCATTATTGCAGTGCCGGCCAGTTGAGCCCGCTGCTTAATGACCCGTATTATAAGACAATTGGTATTGGAACCAGGATATTTCTGGGCGGCGGTATTGGGTATGTGTCCTGGAATGGCACTCAGCACAGCCCGTGTGGAGCCAGGGGTGAAAACGGGGTTCCCATGGGAGGTTCGGGAACAATGGCTGTTGTGGGTGACCTGAAGCAGATGAAGCCTGAATGGCTGAGAGGCACCAGCTTCAGGGGCTATGGTTCCACCATGACGGTGGGTATAGGAATCCCGATCCCGATACTTAATGAAGAAATGGTAAGGTATGTTTCTGTTAAAGATGAGGACATATATGCTCCTGTAGTTGACTATAGTTATGACTATCCCAACTGTACAGGCAAAACCCTGGCTTCTGTATCTTATGCCCAGTTAAAATCAGGAGTTATTGAGGTGAACGGCAAAGAGGTGACCACAGCCCCTCTGTCAAGTTATGTGAAGGCTAAGGAAATTGCTGAAACATTGAAACAATGGATTGTCAAAGGGGACTTTTTGTTGGGCGAACCCGTTCAGACACTGCCTTCAGCAGATTCGGGAATTACGGGTAAAAGCCTTATAGAAAAGTCTGCCCCCTAAATTTGAATCTGAAAGGAGTAATAATATGTCTCCAAAGAAAATTGTTCTCAAATTTCCTTCAGGAATAGTGGAAAAACCTCTGATATATCACCTGGTCAAGGATTATGACCTGATGGTAAATATTCTTAAAGCAAACGTAAATCCCAGCAAAGAGGGTTCTATGGTCATGGAACTGAGCGGGGATTCACCCAACTATGACAAGGGGCTGGATTTCCTGCGCCGTCAGGGGGTTATTGTAGATCACCTCAGTGAGGGTATTGTCAGGAATATCGACAAGTGCACTCACTGCGGGGCCTGTACCAGTATCTGCCCTTCGGGAGCCCTGTATATTTCCCGGCCTTCCATGGAAGTAATATTTGATGACGAAAAGTGTGTTATCTGCGGGGTTTGCTTAAAAACCTGCCCGGTTAAAGCCCTGGAGCCAAGTGTAAATGGCAGTAACGGAAAACAGTAAACAGGAGCCAAACATATGTATGTGAACAGGGACTACAGGAATACTCTGACAAATCAGGATCTGAAAAGCTTCCGGGTTACGGTAAAGGAGACTGACCTGTATATCAGTGTAGATGAGCCAAGTTATGGTTCCCAATTGGAAAAGAAGACAGAAAACCTGGTTCTGGCATTACGATATGACCTGGAAGAATATATAGCTGCAGACCCGGTGTTTAAAACAACTCTCAGGCCCCATGCGCTTGCGCCGGGGGCCCCTTTGCTTGCCAGGGCCATGGCGGATGCAGCCCGGGTGGCGGGTGTCGGGCCGATGTCTGCCGTAGCCGGCGCCTTTGCTGAGGCTGTGGGCAGGGAACTGCTCAAAACCTGCAGTGAGGTAATCGTGGAAAACGGCGGCGATATTTTCATGGCAGCTGCCCGAAAAAGGCTGGTGGCCGTTTTTGCCGGAAAATCTCCTTTTACCGGTCGTCTTGCCATTGAAATATCACCTGAGAAGACTCCCTTGGGAATCTGTACTTCATCCGGGACAGTGGGGCCATCTCTAAGCATGGGCGCTGCAGATGCGGTTATTGTTATTTCAGCATCAGCCCCTCTGGCAGATGCTGCTGCTTCAGCGGCCGGGAATGCAGTCAAAGATAAAAAGGAAGTCAAAAAGGGTGTTGAAGCTGCCCGCAAAATCCCCGGAGTCCTGGGAGCCGTGGCCATCAAGGATGACAAAATGGCGGCCTGGGGTGATGTTGATATTGTACCTCTCAATTCCCCCGGGCAGAATCCCGGGTGATTGTTGACACATCTGATTGACGGTGCTAAAATTATAACGTTATATTCGAGGGGAGGTATTTGATTATGTCAGGCCATTCCAAATGGGCTAATATAAAACATAGAAAGGGCAGGCAGGATGCCAAAAAGGCCAAGATATATACCAAAATTGGCAAGGAAATTGTTATCGCAGTCAAGCAGGGCGGCAGTGACCCTGATGTCAATGCCCGCCTGAAGATGGCTATCCAGAAGGCCAGGGCCAACAATATGCCGATGGATAATATTACCAGAAATATTCAGAAGGCTTCCGGAGAATTGGAAGGCGTCAATTACGAGGAATTTCCCTATGAAGGCTATGGTCCCGGCGGCGCTGCTGTTATGCTCGACATAATGACAGACAACCGGAACAGGACAGCCGGCGAGGTCAGGCATCTGTTTTCCAAGTATGGCGGTAACCTGGGCGAATCGGGATGTGTAGCCTGGATGTTTGACAAAAAGGGACTCATTATGATTGATAAAGAGGATTTGAAAGCTGACCCGGATGATGTAATGATGACAGCTCTGGAGGCAGGAGCGGAGGACATGAAAGATGAAGGTGACAGTATTGAGGTCACCTGTGCACCGGAAGAATTCGAGGCCGTTGAGACTGCTTTGCGTGAGGCCGGTTTTCCTGTCACTGTGGCGGAAATAACCATGGTCCCGCAGACCACAGTGGCTCTTGAGGGCAGTGAGGCCGAAAAGATGCTGAAGCTTATGGATGCCCTTGAGGACCATGACGATGTGCAGAATGTGTATTCCAATTTTGATATTGATGATGAAATGATGGAATAACCATAAAAATTTAATATGCATGTATAAACCCTCCTTAAAATGGAAATAACTAGTAATTAATTAGACCCATTGAAAGGAGGGTTAACTATGTTTCGCAGAAAAAAAGAAAGCAAACTCATGTATGTTGGTATTGCCATAATTTTTTTGGCGTGTTTTGCTTCAGCATATGGCATTTACAGTAAAAACGGGACAATGTACCGACCGGGAACCACCGCTTCCGGAAACACCAAAGAAGTCAGGCCGGCAATAGGAAAAGACACCCTGATTTTTGAAGAGATCAGATATACCTGTGGGGACAGGGCCACTACCAGAATTCCGACAACTTCGGACCTGATAGGAATGGAGTTTGCCGCACTGGTTAGTGAATATCCGTCTGAAGAGGGATGGAGTATTGATGACACCAAGGAAAACACCCTCATCCTGGCCCGTAATGAAAACAGGGTTTGTCTTTACCACAGGGACTACCGGCATCTGGGCATCAGTGACGGATTTCTGGCGGTATATGAAGGGCCGCTGGGCTGTAATCACAAAGTCCTGCTGAGGGAAAATATCGGGGTGGAGAACCTGCCCCCGGAGCTGCAGAATGAACTGGTAATGGCTACTGCTTATGAAAACCAGACCCAGGATACCCAAGGATTACTAAAGTCATTATATGAATTTGAAACCGAAGAAAAGCTTAATTCGGCTCTGGAGAATTTCGACGAATTTAAACAATAGAGCTGACTGCCGGGCGGTTAATGGTTGAAAAATGACCATTAACCGTTTTTAGTTTACATATTTTAGAATGAGGGGCCCAGGCAGGATAAGTTCAGGTGAATGTCGAAATGTTTCGGAATGGAAAGGGGCTGAAGTATCAATGCTGGTTCTGGGAATAGACCCCGGTTCTGCAATTACAGGTTACGGAATCGTGAAACAGACCGGAAACAGGCTGGAGGCCGTGGATTACGGTTGTATCCGGACTTCTCCCGACCTGTCGCTGGAATTAAGGCTGCAAAAGATATATAAAGGGATAAAAGAGCTTATAGATACATACAGCCCGGAACATTTTGCGATAGAGGAGCTTTTTTTCAATAAAAATGTCCGCACTGCCCTGACGGTGGGTCACGCCAGGGGTGTGATCATGCTTGCGGGAGCGGACGGCGGCCTTCCGGCTCATGAATATACGCCTTTGCAGGTGAAACAGGCGGTGGTAGGTTTCGGCCGGGCAGAGAAAATTCAGGTTCAGCATATGGTGAAAACCATTTTGAACCTGCCGGACATTCCCAGGCCTGATGATGTCGCTGATGCTTTGGCTGTGGCCATTTGTCACACCCATTACTATAAAATGGCTAAAATTATCGGAGGTAATAAATGATATCATTCTTAAGAGGAAGAGCGGTAAATACCGGAACAGACCATGTGGTCATTGATGTCGGCGGAATCGGGTACAAGGTCTTTGTCCCCACCACAGTTATCGGTAAGGCAGCTGACCCGCAGCAGGATATAACCCTGCATACATACCTCCATGTCAGGGAAGACGCGATGCAGTTATTCGGATTTATGGCAGAAAGTGACCGCGGTATATTTGAACTGCTTCTTCAGGTGTCCGGGATCGGGCCTAAGGTGGCTTTGGCGGTTTTATCGGCGACCACTGTGCCTGCATTGGTCCAGGCCGTTATCAATGAGCAGGTCAATGTGCTGACACAGATTCCGGGTGTGGGCAAAAAAATGGCGCAGCGGGTGATTGTCGAACTAAAGGATAAGTTCGCTAAAATAGACATTGGCGGTGAGAGCGGGCTAACAGAATTTGTTCCGGGCCCGGAGGATAATGCGGGAGATGCCCTGCAGGCCCTGGCCGCACTTGGGTATAACCCTGCTGAGGCTAAAAAGGCGTTGGCTAAAGTGGTGGCCGGCAATAAGGATCTGGCTCTGGAAGAAACCGTCAGGCTGGCTCTTAAGGAATTGGGGCGGTGAGACAGGAGTTAGGAGACAGGAGGCAGGAGTCAGGAGGCAGGGAAGCCAATTTTGTTGTGGAGGTTTAGATGGAGGAAGAACGTATTGTTTCATCAGGTGTCAAGGAAGAGGATATGGAAATAGAATATAGCCTGAGACCGCGCAGGTTATCAGAGTACATTGGACAGTCCAAAATAAAGGAGAACCTTTCTGTTTTTATAGAAGCTGCCCAGGGGCGGGGAGATTCCCTGGACCATGTGCTCCTGTTTGGACCGCCCGGTCTTGGCAAAACAACACTTGCCCATATTATTGCCAATGAGATGGGTGTCAGTGTCAGGATAACCTCAGGCCCGGCGATAGAGCGGCCCGGAGACCTGGCCGCCATACTTACCAACCTCTCCAATGGGGATGTGTTGTTTATTGATGAGATACACCGTTTAAACCGCAGTGTGGAAGAAGTGCTTTATCCGGCTATGGAAGATTATGCTTTGGATATAATAATAGGCAAGGGGCCCAGCGCCAGGTCCCTCAGGATAGATCTGCCCAGCTTTACCCTGATTGGGGCCACTACCCGGGCCGGTCTGTTGACATCGCCGTTAAGGGACCGTTTTGGTGTCATCAGCCGGTTGGAATTTTATGACACCACTGAACTGACTGAAATAGTGGTTAGAGCAGCCAGGATTCTTGGAGTGGAAATTGACAGTGAGGGGGCCGTGGAAGTTGCCACACGTTCCCGGGGGACCCCCAGGGTGGCCAACCGGCTGTTGAAGCGGGTCCGTGATTATGCCCAGGTCCGGGCAGATGGCCGGATTACCCTTGAGGTGGCCCGGCAGGCCCTGACCATGCTGGAGGTTGACCGGCTCGGGCTTGACAACACCGACCGCAGGCTCCTGTCGACAATGATCTGCAAATTCGGCGGCGGGCCGGTGGGGCTGGATACCCTCAGTGCGGCAACAGGAGAAGAGTCAGACACAATTGAGGATGTTTATGAACCTTACCTTTTGCAGCTTGGTTTTATTAACCGTACACCCAGGGGCAGAGTGGTTACTGTTGCGGCTTATGAGCATATGGGGATAGCCCCCGGTGACAAACCGGATCAGCAAAACCTGTGGAAATAGACAAAGGAGTTGGCTTATGGGAGAGTTTGGTTCCTTAGGGAAAATGATTATGTTGTTTGGCGTCATCCTGCTGGCGCTGGGGTTTTTAATTGCGTTTGGAGGCAAGATATTGCCTATTGGCAGGCTGCCGGGCGATATCTTTGTACGGAAAGGTAACTTTACCTTTTATTTTCCTTTGGTTACCAGTATAATCTTAAGCATAGTACTAACGATTTTGTTGAATATTTTGTTCAGAAAATAAATTTTTGACCCTTAGAAAACAATAACTGTTTTCGAACAATATTATTAATGGAGGAGGTGTAAACCGCCATGGGGTTTCTCTTCCAGAAAAGAACTTCACAAGGGGAAGCTGAAGACTGCGGAACGCTGGTCCTGGAGGTACA
Protein-coding regions in this window:
- a CDS encoding NIL domain-containing protein; this encodes MSPKKIVLKFPSGIVEKPLIYHLVKDYDLMVNILKANVNPSKEGSMVMELSGDSPNYDKGLDFLRRQGVIVDHLSEGIVRNIDKCTHCGACTSICPSGALYISRPSMEVIFDDEKCVICGVCLKTCPVKALEPSVNGSNGKQ
- a CDS encoding GNAT family N-acetyltransferase, with the protein product MTILPVANKIDLIVKVVDDLTGDIARRLVEIEDKAFGEGGLHNEWLMVPMIRYGRVFTAELEGQLVGSAQFMRAWIGHDTVYFYGVSMLPQYRGQGLGTAFLKDILSYLKKDGVRKVILSVSPQNKRAVHLYRERFGFRTVNSIAGEYGPGEDRLIMECIL
- a CDS encoding UPF0280 family protein encodes the protein MYVNRDYRNTLTNQDLKSFRVTVKETDLYISVDEPSYGSQLEKKTENLVLALRYDLEEYIAADPVFKTTLRPHALAPGAPLLARAMADAARVAGVGPMSAVAGAFAEAVGRELLKTCSEVIVENGGDIFMAAARKRLVAVFAGKSPFTGRLAIEISPEKTPLGICTSSGTVGPSLSMGAADAVIVISASAPLADAAASAAGNAVKDKKEVKKGVEAARKIPGVLGAVAIKDDKMAAWGDVDIVPLNSPGQNPG
- a CDS encoding homocysteine biosynthesis protein — translated: MGVKKTYAEINEKIKSGKVVVVTAEEIIGMVAEKGVEAVAREVDVVTTGTFGPMCSSGAFFNFGHSKPRIKMHRVWMNGIPAYTGVAAVDAYLGVNELPDHDPLNSNHPGDFRYGGGHVIEDLLAGKAIKFEATGYGTDCYPRRKIETYLTLDDINEAFLFNPRNAYQNYNIAINVSEKTIYTYMGTLKPRMGNAHYCSAGQLSPLLNDPYYKTIGIGTRIFLGGGIGYVSWNGTQHSPCGARGENGVPMGGSGTMAVVGDLKQMKPEWLRGTSFRGYGSTMTVGIGIPIPILNEEMVRYVSVKDEDIYAPVVDYSYDYPNCTGKTLASVSYAQLKSGVIEVNGKEVTTAPLSSYVKAKEIAETLKQWIVKGDFLLGEPVQTLPSADSGITGKSLIEKSAP
- the rocF gene encoding arginase, whose translation is MTVEIIGAPVDLGANRRGTDMGPSAVRYAGLSRALQEMGLEVIDKGNIDVPVPESIKIANPELMFIDEIAKVCEKLAEAVGRVIGRGNFPLVLGGDHSIAMGTLGGVSKELKDPGLIWFDAHGDFNTLSTSETGNIHGMSLAAVTGHGNPKLVNIGGISPKIREEKTILIGIRDLDIEEKQQLRESKITVFSMKKVDEMGMAEVVKEALLIAGRGGDGIHVSFDLDVVEPAVASGVGTPVTGGLNYREAHLALELIAETKMLRSLEVCEVNPIMDSGGNRTARLAVELVTSALGKRIFY
- the ruvA gene encoding Holliday junction branch migration protein RuvA, producing MISFLRGRAVNTGTDHVVIDVGGIGYKVFVPTTVIGKAADPQQDITLHTYLHVREDAMQLFGFMAESDRGIFELLLQVSGIGPKVALAVLSATTVPALVQAVINEQVNVLTQIPGVGKKMAQRVIVELKDKFAKIDIGGESGLTEFVPGPEDNAGDALQALAALGYNPAEAKKALAKVVAGNKDLALEETVRLALKELGR
- a CDS encoding YebC/PmpR family DNA-binding transcriptional regulator, with the translated sequence MSGHSKWANIKHRKGRQDAKKAKIYTKIGKEIVIAVKQGGSDPDVNARLKMAIQKARANNMPMDNITRNIQKASGELEGVNYEEFPYEGYGPGGAAVMLDIMTDNRNRTAGEVRHLFSKYGGNLGESGCVAWMFDKKGLIMIDKEDLKADPDDVMMTALEAGAEDMKDEGDSIEVTCAPEEFEAVETALREAGFPVTVAEITMVPQTTVALEGSEAEKMLKLMDALEDHDDVQNVYSNFDIDDEMME
- a CDS encoding zinc ribbon domain-containing protein is translated as MLCGEKAPTSLSLGLFGGKRQKPIMVRIKKLAKCEKGSRQWEKYRRAFNYILGKSNAQLTDILHKTTREFVNWCLENQVREVVVGDVAGVLAAEGISLQKVDEAYTTQTCPVCGRRKRTSSRNYSCLCGYQDFGNYL
- the ruvC gene encoding crossover junction endodeoxyribonuclease RuvC, which encodes MLVLGIDPGSAITGYGIVKQTGNRLEAVDYGCIRTSPDLSLELRLQKIYKGIKELIDTYSPEHFAIEELFFNKNVRTALTVGHARGVIMLAGADGGLPAHEYTPLQVKQAVVGFGRAEKIQVQHMVKTILNLPDIPRPDDVADALAVAICHTHYYKMAKIIGGNK
- a CDS encoding alanine/ornithine racemase family PLP-dependent enzyme, yielding MTENPGLLIDLQKIKENTRVIVEKCASYNINVVAVTKAVCGDPRVGRAMLEGGAAALADARIKNIKRLRQAGVTEPVMLLRSPMMSEIKDVVKYSSMSLNSEPDVLARLSECALDYGTRHDVIIMIDVGEIREGILPADIFQAAEEIKTLKGIRVIGAGTNLACYSGVRPTTKNMNLLLETGRELESILGYKLKIISGGNSSGLEMVDSGSVPRGINQFRIGESILLGRYLSNGEPIGGTNRDAFTLKAELIEMKEKPSLPMGEVGKNVFGDYAEENELQMHYRGIAALGRQDVPPDSILPLCPQKKIHIDVIGATSDHTVLDFGEDTRTFAVGSEVRFNLDYPGLLAAMTSPYINKEYIE